In a genomic window of Saccharothrix sp. HUAS TT1:
- a CDS encoding DUF6474 family protein yields the protein MARAKGKGFTPGRAKNLVGLAKVLAPALIPVVAPVAARAAALLGDRYDRYRASRLGVPVDQLTLYSGRGAGLHARIVGVGEALRQVGDTEPSYVEDTERRLSQLLAAVRASERMPAARRRAAHRAVAADLDAVEAALLKRLGV from the coding sequence GTGGCGCGTGCGAAGGGCAAGGGGTTCACCCCCGGCCGGGCGAAGAACCTCGTCGGCTTGGCCAAGGTGCTGGCGCCGGCGTTGATCCCGGTGGTGGCGCCGGTCGCGGCCAGGGCCGCCGCGCTGCTGGGCGACCGCTACGACCGCTACCGCGCCTCGCGGCTCGGCGTGCCGGTCGACCAGCTGACCCTGTACTCGGGTCGGGGCGCGGGCCTGCACGCCCGGATCGTGGGGGTCGGCGAGGCGCTGCGGCAGGTGGGCGACACCGAGCCGTCGTACGTCGAGGACACCGAGAGGCGCCTGTCGCAGCTGCTGGCGGCGGTGCGGGCGTCGGAGCGGATGCCGGCGGCCCGGCGCCGGGCCGCGCACCGGGCGGTGGCGGCCGACCTGGACGCGGTGGAGGCGGCCCTGCTCAAACGCCTCGGCGTGTGA
- a CDS encoding BCCT family transporter: MTTQGEPVEEPLPGAPEADRPGRTDRVVFGVAAAVTLGFVAWGAFGTASLAASSRTALDWVIGNLGWAFVLSASGFVLFALWLAASRYGRVPLGRDDEAPEFRTISWVAMMFSAGMGIGLMFYGVNEPLSHFVAPPPGTVEGGTDEALQTAMATTLFHWTLHPWAIYAVVGLAIAYGSFRRGRSQLISAAFEPLLGRRRAAGPAGRVIDVLAIFATLFGSATSLGLGALQIGSGLEVAGWLGEVGNGVVVGVIAVLTAAFVVSAVSGVAKGVQWLSNTNMVLAVVLAAFVFVVGPTVFVLNLVPTAIGDYFRDLADMAGRTAASGGDATEAWLSGWTIFYWAWWISWTPFVGTFIARISRGRTIRQFVAGVIGVPGLVSLAWFCVFGGTAISAQRSGADLAGTASAEGQLFALLDRFPLAAVAGVLVVVLVAIFFVSGADAASVVMGTLSQRGSIRPAKGVVVFWGVLTGLVAAVMLLVGGSRGLTGLQNLTVIAALPFAVVMVGLCASLARDLRSDPLVRREERVAEVARGVTARHDPEETAYRAVERLTRRGV, translated from the coding sequence GTGACGACCCAGGGCGAACCCGTCGAAGAGCCCCTGCCCGGCGCGCCGGAAGCCGACCGGCCGGGGCGCACGGACCGCGTGGTGTTCGGCGTGGCCGCCGCCGTCACGCTCGGGTTCGTGGCCTGGGGAGCGTTCGGCACGGCGTCCCTCGCCGCCTCCTCCCGCACCGCCCTGGACTGGGTCATCGGCAACCTGGGCTGGGCGTTCGTGCTCAGCGCGTCGGGGTTCGTGCTGTTCGCCCTGTGGTTGGCGGCGAGCCGGTACGGCCGCGTCCCGCTCGGCCGCGACGACGAGGCGCCGGAGTTCCGCACGATCTCGTGGGTCGCGATGATGTTCAGCGCCGGCATGGGCATCGGGTTGATGTTCTACGGGGTGAACGAGCCGCTGTCGCACTTCGTCGCACCGCCGCCCGGCACCGTCGAGGGCGGCACCGACGAGGCGCTGCAGACCGCGATGGCCACCACCCTCTTCCACTGGACGCTGCACCCGTGGGCGATCTACGCGGTCGTCGGCCTGGCCATCGCCTACGGCAGCTTCCGCCGCGGCCGCAGCCAGCTGATCAGCGCGGCGTTCGAACCCCTGCTCGGACGCCGCCGCGCCGCCGGTCCGGCCGGCCGGGTCATCGACGTGCTGGCCATCTTCGCGACGCTGTTCGGCTCGGCCACCTCGCTCGGGCTCGGCGCGCTGCAGATCGGCAGCGGCCTGGAGGTCGCCGGGTGGCTCGGCGAGGTCGGCAACGGGGTCGTCGTCGGCGTGATCGCCGTGCTGACCGCGGCGTTCGTCGTGTCGGCCGTGTCCGGCGTCGCCAAGGGCGTCCAGTGGCTGTCGAACACCAACATGGTGCTGGCCGTGGTGCTGGCGGCGTTCGTGTTCGTGGTCGGGCCGACGGTGTTCGTGCTGAACCTCGTGCCCACCGCCATCGGCGACTACTTCCGCGACCTGGCGGACATGGCGGGCCGCACCGCCGCGTCCGGCGGCGACGCGACCGAGGCGTGGCTGTCCGGCTGGACGATCTTCTACTGGGCGTGGTGGATCTCGTGGACGCCGTTCGTCGGCACGTTCATCGCCCGCATCAGCCGCGGCCGGACGATCCGGCAGTTCGTGGCGGGCGTGATCGGCGTGCCCGGCCTGGTCAGCCTGGCCTGGTTCTGCGTGTTCGGCGGCACCGCGATCTCCGCCCAGCGGTCCGGCGCGGACCTCGCCGGCACGGCCTCCGCCGAGGGGCAGCTGTTCGCGCTGCTCGACCGGTTCCCGCTGGCCGCCGTCGCCGGGGTGCTGGTCGTGGTGCTGGTGGCGATCTTCTTCGTGTCCGGCGCGGACGCCGCGTCGGTGGTCATGGGCACCCTGTCCCAGCGCGGCTCGATCCGGCCCGCCAAGGGCGTGGTGGTGTTCTGGGGCGTGCTCACCGGGCTGGTCGCGGCGGTGATGCTGCTGGTCGGCGGCTCCCGCGGGCTCACCGGGCTGCAGAACCTGACGGTCATCGCCGCGCTGCCGTTCGCGGTGGTCATGGTCGGGCTGTGCGCCTCGCTGGCCCGCGACCTGCGCAGCGACCCGCTGGTCCGGCGCGAGGAACGGGTCGCCGAGGTGGCGCGCGGGGTCACCGCGCGGCACGACCCCGAGGAGACCGCCTACCGGGCGGTCGAACGGCTCACACGCCGAGGCGTTTGA
- a CDS encoding YcnI family protein: MSTYGFGARTLARGGAVLATAAVLALGTAGPASAHVTASTPKDAVQGGYTKVTFRVPNERPDAGTVKLEVTLPAEYPLASVSTKPTPGWKVEAVKEKLATPVKSHGREVTEAIRTVTWTADPGTRIEPGQFNEFDLSVGPLPDNTDKLIMATKQTYDSGEVVDWNAPPPAEGADEPERPAPVLNLVPKTGGDGHEAATATAVADADHDAAAAPATDSTARWLGGIGLAVGALGLGLGAGAVLRSRRAGKPTA, translated from the coding sequence ATGTCGACATATGGATTTGGCGCGCGCACGCTCGCCAGGGGCGGGGCCGTGCTGGCCACCGCCGCCGTCCTCGCGCTGGGCACCGCCGGCCCGGCCTCCGCCCACGTCACCGCGTCCACGCCGAAGGACGCCGTGCAGGGCGGGTACACCAAGGTCACGTTCCGCGTGCCCAACGAGCGGCCCGACGCGGGCACGGTGAAGCTGGAGGTGACCCTGCCCGCCGAGTACCCGCTGGCGTCGGTCAGCACCAAGCCGACGCCGGGCTGGAAGGTCGAGGCGGTCAAGGAGAAGCTGGCCACCCCGGTCAAGAGCCACGGCCGCGAGGTCACCGAGGCGATCCGCACGGTCACCTGGACCGCCGACCCCGGCACCCGGATCGAGCCCGGCCAGTTCAACGAGTTCGACCTGTCCGTCGGACCGCTGCCGGACAACACCGACAAGCTGATCATGGCCACCAAGCAGACCTACGACAGCGGCGAGGTCGTCGACTGGAACGCGCCGCCGCCCGCCGAGGGCGCGGACGAGCCGGAGCGCCCCGCGCCCGTGCTGAACCTGGTGCCGAAGACCGGCGGCGACGGGCACGAGGCCGCCACCGCCACGGCGGTCGCCGACGCCGACCACGACGCGGCCGCGGCTCCCGCGACCGACAGCACCGCCCGCTGGCTCGGCGGCATCGGCCTGGCGGTCGGCGCGCTCGGCCTCGGGTTGGGTGCGGGCGCCGTGCTGCGGTCCCGCCGCGCGGGCAAGCCGACGGCATGA
- a CDS encoding copper resistance protein CopC, with product MRRVVSLLLTGLVAGAVVLGTATPALAHNVLVSSDPKDGSQLEAGPAAITLTFDQPVQAGEKFNTITVTGPEGTRWEAGGEPTVKNNSVVFQVRPLGPAAEYAVGYRVLSADGHPVTGSLKFTLTKAGSGTPAPAAEVAESDPAAPGGSGGVPIWVWIAGAAVLLAGGAFLALRGGAGGAGGAGAKENTGR from the coding sequence ATGAGGCGCGTCGTCTCGCTGCTGCTGACCGGCCTGGTCGCGGGCGCGGTCGTGCTCGGCACGGCCACACCGGCGCTCGCGCACAACGTGCTGGTCAGCAGCGATCCGAAGGACGGGTCGCAGCTGGAGGCCGGACCGGCGGCGATCACGCTGACCTTCGACCAGCCGGTGCAGGCCGGGGAGAAGTTCAACACGATCACCGTCACCGGCCCCGAGGGCACGCGCTGGGAAGCGGGCGGTGAGCCGACCGTCAAGAACAACAGCGTCGTCTTCCAGGTCCGCCCGCTCGGCCCGGCCGCCGAGTACGCGGTCGGCTACCGGGTCCTGTCGGCGGACGGGCACCCGGTGACGGGTTCGCTCAAGTTCACCCTCACCAAGGCGGGCAGCGGCACGCCCGCCCCGGCGGCCGAGGTGGCCGAGTCCGACCCGGCGGCGCCGGGCGGCAGCGGCGGCGTGCCCATCTGGGTGTGGATCGCCGGCGCGGCCGTGCTGCTGGCCGGTGGCGCGTTCCTCGCGCTGCGCGGCGGCGCGGGCGGCGCGGGCGGCGCGGGCGCCAAGGAGAACACCGGGCGATGA
- a CDS encoding copper resistance D family protein — translation MTVNRTTTTSNRYWVVGGLLAGGALGVFLGLGLSTTPEAVGVAEPGVVVRFLHPLVRTLLDLAATIVVGLSLLPKLLGFTRPALTEPVLRVARPAAVVAAAVWAFTALLSIVIRAYETRPDAELTMPMVVDYVQRVGAGQGLLFSAACALVYLWIGVLAVRRGETVPAELRILISMFGLLPLPVTGHASNWKYHDYSMISMELHVLGATAWTGGLAALVVLVAHRRGLLAEALPKFSKLATAALVLVSVTGLFNGVLELALNPVVGLPGSLFTTSYGLVLVGKVVCAGLLAALGANIRWRFLPHVAQHKATAIVGWAAVELAIMGIAFGLAVVLSRAPVA, via the coding sequence ATGACCGTGAACCGGACCACCACCACCTCGAACAGGTACTGGGTCGTCGGCGGCCTGCTGGCGGGCGGCGCCCTCGGCGTGTTCCTGGGCCTGGGCCTGTCCACCACACCGGAAGCGGTGGGCGTGGCCGAGCCGGGGGTGGTGGTCCGGTTCCTGCACCCGCTGGTGCGGACCCTGCTCGACCTGGCCGCGACGATCGTCGTCGGCCTCTCGCTGCTGCCCAAGCTGCTCGGCTTCACCCGGCCCGCCCTCACCGAGCCGGTGCTGCGCGTCGCCCGGCCGGCCGCCGTGGTCGCCGCCGCCGTGTGGGCGTTCACCGCGCTGCTGTCGATCGTGATCCGCGCCTACGAGACGCGCCCGGACGCCGAGCTGACCATGCCGATGGTCGTCGACTACGTGCAGCGCGTCGGCGCCGGGCAGGGGTTGCTGTTCAGCGCCGCGTGCGCGCTGGTGTACCTGTGGATCGGCGTCCTCGCGGTGCGCCGCGGCGAGACCGTGCCCGCCGAGCTGCGCATCCTGATCTCGATGTTCGGCCTGCTGCCGCTGCCGGTGACCGGGCACGCGTCGAACTGGAAGTACCACGACTACTCGATGATCTCGATGGAGCTGCACGTCCTCGGCGCGACGGCGTGGACCGGCGGGCTGGCGGCCCTGGTGGTCCTGGTCGCGCACCGGCGCGGGCTGCTGGCCGAGGCGCTGCCGAAGTTCTCCAAGCTCGCCACCGCGGCGCTGGTCCTGGTGTCGGTGACGGGGCTGTTCAACGGGGTGCTCGAACTCGCGCTGAACCCGGTCGTGGGGCTGCCCGGCTCGCTGTTCACCACCTCGTACGGCCTGGTCCTGGTCGGCAAGGTCGTCTGCGCCGGGCTGCTGGCCGCGCTGGGCGCGAACATCCGGTGGCGGTTCCTGCCGCACGTCGCGCAGCACAAGGCGACCGCGATCGTCGGCTGGGCGGCGGTCGAGCTGGCCATCATGGGCATCGCGTTCGGCCTGGCGGTCGTGCTGTCCCGCGCGCCGGTCGCCTGA
- a CDS encoding aminoglycoside phosphotransferase family protein: MDGRFTPAALTAVLERLCVELGLAHRGARLVKFTSNAVFDLPADRVVVRIVGSMNLRHRARKVVDVARWLAAHDVPAVRLVEDVPQPLVVGDHLATVWHTVPSGGRPVDGRDLGRVLRQVHGLPAPDFELPRWAPLDDVRRRIADAEELSAPDRRFLEDRCAEADHRLAGLRTVLPPGVLHGDAHLGNLIPSPDGPVICDFDSTSVGPREWDLSTLPVGVARFGHPARWYSQLAAEYGFDVTRWAGFPVLREVRELKLTTSVLPIMRSHPGVRDELRRRLRALREGDTATHWTPYR; encoded by the coding sequence CTGGACGGCAGGTTCACCCCGGCCGCGTTGACCGCCGTGCTGGAGCGGTTGTGCGTCGAGCTGGGGTTGGCGCACCGCGGCGCGCGGCTCGTGAAGTTCACCAGCAACGCCGTGTTCGACCTGCCCGCGGACCGGGTCGTGGTGCGGATCGTCGGGTCGATGAACCTGCGGCACCGGGCGCGGAAGGTGGTCGACGTCGCGCGGTGGCTGGCCGCGCACGACGTGCCCGCGGTGCGGTTGGTGGAGGACGTGCCCCAGCCGCTGGTCGTGGGCGACCACCTGGCCACCGTGTGGCACACGGTGCCCTCCGGCGGCCGGCCGGTCGACGGCCGCGACCTGGGCCGGGTGCTGCGGCAGGTGCACGGGCTGCCCGCGCCGGACTTCGAGCTGCCGCGCTGGGCGCCGCTGGACGACGTGCGCCGGCGCATCGCGGACGCCGAGGAGCTGTCCGCGCCGGACCGCCGGTTCCTGGAGGACCGGTGCGCCGAGGCCGACCACCGGCTGGCGGGGCTGCGGACCGTGCTGCCGCCCGGCGTGCTGCACGGCGACGCGCACCTGGGCAACCTGATCCCCAGCCCGGACGGCCCGGTGATCTGCGACTTCGACTCCACCAGCGTCGGGCCCCGGGAGTGGGACCTGAGCACGCTGCCGGTCGGCGTCGCCCGCTTCGGCCACCCCGCCCGGTGGTACTCGCAGCTGGCCGCCGAGTACGGCTTCGACGTCACCCGGTGGGCCGGGTTCCCGGTGCTGCGGGAGGTCAGGGAGCTGAAGCTGACCACGAGCGTGCTGCCGATCATGCGCAGCCACCCCGGTGTGCGCGACGAGCTGCGCCGCCGGCTGCGGGCGTTGCGCGAAGGCGACACCGCGACCCACTGGACCCCTTACCGCTGA
- a CDS encoding helix-turn-helix domain-containing protein has translation MRDALARREISAVYRLLRRHGVSQRQIAALTGQSQSEVSEILKGRQVMAYDVLARIAAGLGVPRGYMGLAYDEATAVRVAATAESPHSEEDESVKRRKFLAHAAAITVGAAVFGTDSGSWASSPAQTPAPGRIGMTDVRQVEAATRALRTLDYQYGGGSCRDAVVAQLSWGQQMLGANATDLVKERLYVALADLHNLAGWTSFDTGLYDSARNHFGQALGLAKQGRKEELVANILYRMGRVYLHQDAPDDALKVFQLGQLAAQNSGSELAVGILCANEAWAYAKMGSDDQALKLLGRARDEFARANIAEAPAWAKFFDSNDLSAMIGTVHTELAQTVDAKYTRTAVPALTKAIGGYGDEMSRSRSFNLTSLSINHLLDGDIDHGARLGRQAIDLSEGLKSVRTKDRMKPLQKEAEKRRNNPDARELAERLAKFTGNDSAA, from the coding sequence ATGCGTGACGCTCTGGCCAGACGGGAGATCAGCGCGGTCTACCGCCTGCTCCGACGGCACGGCGTCTCGCAACGCCAGATCGCGGCGCTCACGGGCCAGTCGCAGTCCGAAGTCTCGGAAATCCTCAAGGGACGCCAGGTCATGGCCTACGACGTCCTCGCGCGGATCGCCGCCGGCTTGGGTGTCCCAAGGGGGTACATGGGTCTCGCTTACGACGAGGCCACGGCAGTGCGGGTGGCCGCCACGGCGGAGTCACCCCATTCTGAGGAGGACGAGTCGGTGAAGCGAAGGAAGTTCCTCGCGCACGCCGCCGCCATCACCGTCGGCGCGGCCGTGTTCGGTACGGACTCCGGGTCTTGGGCTTCGTCGCCCGCGCAGACTCCGGCCCCAGGCCGGATCGGCATGACCGACGTCCGCCAGGTCGAGGCGGCCACCAGGGCGTTGCGCACGCTCGACTACCAGTACGGCGGCGGCTCCTGCCGCGACGCGGTCGTGGCACAGCTGTCGTGGGGGCAGCAGATGCTCGGCGCCAACGCCACCGACCTGGTCAAGGAACGCCTCTACGTCGCGCTCGCCGACCTGCACAACCTGGCCGGCTGGACCTCGTTCGACACCGGCCTGTACGACTCGGCCCGCAACCACTTCGGCCAGGCGCTCGGGCTCGCGAAGCAGGGCCGCAAGGAAGAGCTGGTGGCCAACATCCTGTACCGGATGGGCCGCGTGTACCTGCACCAGGACGCGCCGGACGACGCGCTGAAGGTGTTCCAGCTGGGCCAGCTGGCCGCGCAGAACTCCGGTTCGGAGCTGGCGGTCGGCATCCTGTGCGCCAACGAGGCGTGGGCCTACGCGAAGATGGGTTCCGACGACCAGGCGCTCAAGCTGCTCGGCCGGGCGCGCGACGAGTTCGCCCGCGCCAACATCGCCGAGGCGCCCGCGTGGGCGAAGTTCTTCGACTCCAACGACCTGTCGGCGATGATCGGCACGGTGCACACCGAGCTGGCGCAGACGGTCGACGCGAAGTACACCCGCACCGCCGTGCCCGCGCTGACCAAGGCCATCGGCGGCTACGGCGACGAGATGAGCCGCAGCCGGTCGTTCAACCTGACCTCGCTGTCGATCAACCACCTGCTGGACGGCGACATCGACCACGGCGCCCGCCTCGGCCGCCAGGCGATCGACCTGTCCGAGGGCCTGAAGTCGGTGCGCACCAAGGACCGGATGAAGCCGCTGCAGAAGGAAGCCGAGAAGCGCCGCAACAACCCGGACGCCCGCGAGCTGGCCGAACGCCTGGCCAAGTTCACCGGCAACGACAGCGCGGCCTGA